One region of Dysidea avara chromosome 1, odDysAvar1.4, whole genome shotgun sequence genomic DNA includes:
- the LOC136257086 gene encoding dehydrogenase/reductase SDR family member 6-like, which translates to MASNDPPPAKRAKTLREGRLENKVVFITAAAQGIGRASALACAKEGAQVIATDVNAEKLAELQGTEGITTDVLDVTDSDAVKKMADKYPDVNVLFNCAGYVHQGTILECDEDKWDFSYKLNVKSMYYTLNAFLPQMIARKNGSVINMASACSSILGVVNRCAYGTTKAAVIGLTKSIAADYVRDGIRCNYLCPGTIETPSWEGRVDALGKTMGSADEARQAFIARQKMGRVGKPEEVAAIVVYLASEESAFVTGAEFLIDGGWSLH; encoded by the exons ATGGCGTCCAATGATCCTCCTCCAGCGAAGCGGGCCAAAACGCTGCGTGAAGGAAGACTTGAAAATAAAGTAGTGTTTATAACTGCTGCCGCACAGGGAATAGGACGCGCCTCGGCCTTG GCTTGTGCTAAGGAAGGAGCTCAAGTGATAGCCACTGATGTTAATGCAGAGAAGCTTGCAGAGTTACAAGGAACAGAAG GTATTACTACTGATGTACTAGATGTTACTGATAGTGATGCTGTGAAGAAAATGGCTGACAAGTATCCTGATGTGAATGTGTTGTTTAACTGTGCAGG GTATGTACACCAGGGTACTATACTGGAGTGTGATGAAGACAAGTGGGACTTCTCCTACAAACTGAACGTAAAGAGCATGTACTATACTCTGAATGCTTTCCTGCCTCAA ATGATCGCAAGGAAGAATGGGTCAGTAATTAACATGGCATCTGCTTGTTCAAGCATATTG GGTGTTGTTAACCGATGTGCATATGGCACCACAAAGGCTGCAGTGATAGGACTCACTAAATCAATAGCCGCAGACTATGTCAGAGATGGGATAAGATGCAACTATTTATGTCCTG GTACTATTGAGACTCCATCTTGGGAGGGTAGAGTAGATGCTTTAGGGAAAACTATGGGAAGTGCTGATGAG GCACGACAAGCCTTCATAGCTCGTCAGAAGATGGGCCGTGTTGGTAAGCCAGAAGAGGTTGCAGCTATAGTTGTCTACCTTGCCTCAGAGGAATCTGCTTTTGTCACTGGTGCTGAGTTCCTAATAGATGGTGGATGGAGCCTACACTAG